A stretch of DNA from Aspergillus flavus chromosome 3, complete sequence:
ACCGATAAGAAAATcctaaaaaatagaaaatactaccaaaataaaaagaaaagaaaagggaccGCCATGAGGtcacttttttctttctgcctTCTGTGGATCTCCGAAGGAAAGCGGACACCGCGGAAACTTCGTCGAAGAATATTATGGAGACAGTCCATTCTCAGGCTCACCATGGACGGACTGGTAACGGTTCAGATgtggttgtggaggagggaaaCCCAGGGACCTTCGACTGGAGCAAAAATCCAGCAATTACTGTCCTTCAATCCGACCAGAATCCCTAACTAAACCAGTAATGGGCTCCGCCGGAGGTCATGCTCCATAAATACATCCTCCGTTACTATCCATACGGGAATACCTATGGATATCTGGTTTAGCAATGgtaatactaataattattaggATCAATAATACTCGATCACTAAACGGatttgaaaaataaaagaatattataatcatAACAATAATAGTACTGGTAATTATAACAACCCATCTTTCAACACAAGTATAGCCTAAGATAGTAAGTgatctaaaaaaaataaaaaataaaagaaaaatatgaaGCAAAAGCCATGAAGGAAAATTAGAgtgaaataaaatacttgatctatataaattataatatggaggcaagtaaaaaagaacgaaaaaaaTTCTCGAAggaattataataataagaatcATAAATCACCGTCAATTTTTTTTACAATAATCCCAGTTTTTTACATCCAAAGATCCCTGGGTGTCAACTCTTCTACCTATTGACTTGACTTTTACCAACCTCATTCAAGCCCCAGTATTACCTACTCTATCTTACTGCTGCCTTTTACCAGCCTATAACCACCCTCGATTCTTGACTTGTTCCCTCTTACTTTGCATCCCCGCCACACTAAGACTAAGGACCAGCATCCTTTTCGAGTGCCCTTAACCACCCCATCCCTCGGCCTTAGTGctaaaagggaaaaaaataatatatctctcGTCACCTCGTACTGGTCCCTTGTCTggtttggtcttttctttttttaaaccCTTTAAACTTCtcacctcctcttccccgttttattattatttaccctttccccctccccctcttgGTTTCCTGTTATGGCACCTTGATCGGATTCGACTACTACTTCTCTTACTTTCGTTTTTACACTCGCTCATCGCACGTTCGCCACCACACTCGCTTTGTGTTTTTATTCGAAACTATATAACGTTCGCTACGTTggttgacgaagaagaataacaatttcaaaaaaggaaaagaaaaaagaaaatacgCGAAGGTCTAATCAGAAACAGTGGAAGAGAtcccgaagaagaagaaaaaaaagaaaataagatcAGGTTacagggaaagggaaagaagaaagtggaTGCGTTGACGGTTTTAATTGCACTTCTATATACTATTGGGTCATCACGGGATATCGCGCTCGCTCTTCGTTCGACGACTGTCGTTTTGCCTGCTTCTGCCTGGTCCTCGATTCCGTACAAATCCGACGACTTATTCATCCTTGGCATCTCATTtcgacaagaaagaaaggtgcCTGTCTAGGAGGATTGACTTCTGATTGACTGACAATCATTTTTACTTATTCTGTGCGCACTATTCAATTGCCGTTTGTCGGGTCTCAAAAAGGCTCACAGGCTATAGAAGGAAGGACCCGCAGCGTCGTTTGTACTGCGGCAGGGACATCAAGATCGTCAAGTTGTGTCCCCAGTCCACGACTCCCCTCCGTCATTTACCCTCTTATTCAGCCCTTCGTCTGGTCTCGATTCGTTCAAGAGGGTGGGCCTCTAACCGGTCATCTACCAATATCCGTACCATTTCGATCTGGGCCTACAGCATCGTGAATCATTGTCTCGGTTAAGGGCACCATTTGATTACGAAACTCCCAGCAAAGTTCTCAAGTGAGCTCCTGGAGAATCCAAAGGGCTTCAAATTCGCTACAGGGCGTAATCTCTTAAGGTTAGTTTAATTATCCCCTTTGCCACTGATGCCATGGTGCCTTGCATCCGTCCCCTTCCTTTTGGGCTCCTTGCTTCTCCCAGGTCGTGCCCTTGGGGCACACGGGTCCCGAGGAAAATTAGGGCCCATGATGGACTTTCCCAGGTGCTTGTCATTTCCCCGAGTGGTTTTGCTCCCCTAGCCCCGGATGTTTGTTATTGACATTCTTATGGCGTAGGCTATTTCGTCAGATATTTGGGGACGGTGAACTTTGCATAATAGCTTTCCGCTAGCCTCGCCTGCGGTCTTGAATCCTTTATTACTCTTGGTCAGTCCTACTAGCTCATGCAGCAAGCCGATTCCTTTGATCTTTGGAAGGTTCGTACTCATTAGCTGGGTAGTTCGTGGCCCCCAACTGTCATTCAGTTCACCTGAGTCTAGTCGGCTCCGGAATTGTGACGAAGAGTAAAACATCTCCTGCCTCTGTCTGCGTCGACTTGATACTACTCGCTCGTTGAGATTGGTCTGCGGAATCTAGTCATTGTCTCGCCAGCCCAGACCGTACTTGGAATTATCATACGTCCTTCGCAGATGCAAGCTGGCTCCCTATAGGTGGCTTTTCCAAGCAGTATTTGTTAGCGTGGCTTATCTCCAGCTCTCGTCCTGCAGCCATCCTTTCGGATCTCACTGCCCGTTGTTGGATGCTGGTCGTTGATTCGAAGCCCGTTGTTGCGTATTCCTTGTTGAGCCTGACAGCCGCTTCGTGTCGTCACTCGTTTTGTCTCGGAGAGCAATCCAAGACTCTCCGCTATCCTATCGTTTCCCCAGTTAAATTCGCTGTCATTCGCTTCTAAGCGGTTGTGTTTCGTTGCAGTTTCTGCAACACCTTCAAGCTGGCTTACTCGAAGGCACACGGTGTTTTGGTATGTCGATATACTTTGTcctgtctctccttttgcTGCCCAATTGTCCCTGTTCCAATTATCTTGCCTTGCTTTTTTTATGCTCTGTTTAAGAAGCTTGGTTAAATACCTGTTTCGCTAGAGACTTCCAAATTGTCTTGTTGTCTCGACAATACTGGACGTCTGTTAACATTCTTGATCTCACAGTTCGACCCTGATTTCCAAACCCCGTTGATTCTAGACGAATCCTTAGATTTATCAGACACTGAAGAGTCACGGTTTATCGGTTCATTATCAGACGGCCTGTTGGCCAAGTCTGAACCCATCCTGTCTATGTCTACTCTTCAGAAGCCCCCACAGGCGGCCTTGCTCGGTAAGTTTGGTCGGGACTGGTACTCCGATGCTTCACCAGAAACCTGGTGGCGCCACGCCTCGTTTGAGTCAAATTGCTgactatatatctagattacGAATCTGCTCGGTCCGTACAAGATGGTGCCTCCTATTCCAGTTTCGGTCAGGCCCCATATGTGACGAGCACATCAATGGTGCCCTCCCCCATGGCCGATCATGCGAGTCAAATATCCGACTGTGTCCCATACATGGGAAATCAAGAATATGCCAGCTCTTACGAAGACAGCCGGTCACCCATGCTAGGTGGCGAATCCCGCCAACTACCGGAGGTTATCTCTTATTCTCCTCAAAGAGGATCAGAAGGGACTCGGGTGTTTGTGCAAATCCAGTCCCCATATGATCTTCACACTTCGTCTTACGCAACTCTTTACCTGGTTTTTGGTTCGAAGAAATGCGAATGTGTACCACACTTCCTGGGATTCCAGGGCTCTTTGTTTCAGTATGCCCTCTCGGTAGATACCCCTCCATTTATCTCAACAGGCTCGCCTTCTTTCGCTGTGCCCTTGCAAGTGGCGATGAATGCCCAAAACGAGTGTCCTTCTACCACCCTCCAAGTTGGTGTATATACCTACGAGAATGCTTCCCACCCCTCGCCATCGGACGAATCCCGAAAGAGGAGGATCATGTCATACTCGGAGGAGCCTATGTCGGGCAAGAGGACTACTGGGCCGCCAATCCAGGGCAAGGAGCAGCCGCCAGCCTACTCTTATTCACCTTATTTGCAATCATTGCCTGCGATGAATGGCTTCGTTGCTCCATATCACCCAACCTCGTCACCCCGAGTTGCTCCAGCGCAGTACTCGACTGTAAATGCAACGCCACAGTCCAACATCCGAGCACCCTCACCCCTCGCCCCTTCATGGAGTCCCTCATACGTGACTGTCCACGGAGATTCCAGAGCTCCTGGATTCGCCTATGGCCACGGCCTCCGCCAGCAAAAACCAACCTCCCCCGCGCGTCTCTCTAACCCAACGCTTATTCGCACCTCTACCCTGCAGCAGTCAAGCAGCCTCGGTCACCACACTCAGTCATTCAACCCCTATGCCATGTATCCCTCGAAGGCTGTTTTGAAGCTCAATGGCAGCTTGGACTCGATGACAGAAAGCTGGACTAAAGAGGAGCGTGAGGCTAAGCGTCGCTTGGTTCAATTCACTCGTATGCAAAGTGGGAGCACCATCCATGCGGATTTTAACCCAGTTGCTCCCGAAGACCGTGCTCCCAACAGTATCTGCATTAGTTGCATCTACTGGGATGGTAAAGATGAATGCTTCATAACGAGCGTCGATACGATCTACCTCCTTGAGTCGCTGGTTGGTGTTAGATTCACcgtggaagagaagaatcgTATTCGCAGGAACCTGGAAGGCTTCAGGCCACTTACTGtttcaaaagcaaaagccgaTAGCGAAGACTTCTTCAAGGTGATCATGGGCTTCCCCGCCCCAAAGCCGCGCAATATTGAGAAGGACGTCAAAGTATTCCCCTGGCGGATACTTGGCCATGCGCTGAAGAAAATCATTGGTAAATACGTAAGTGGTGGATTTTTTACGTTGCAAATCTTTGACGCAAATGCTGACGTCCATGGGTCACAGTCCGCAAGTTACTCGTCGACAGCTGGGGCACTCCCCACCCCCATTAGCTCAACTTATACAAGTAACGGCGCTGCATCGGACTCTGGCACTGAGCCCCCAAACGCGGCATCCCCACAATCTGTCTCGGACACTGGTCCATCAACCACCTATGGTGCCCATGTTGCAGCCGCAGCCTACTCCCCTCCAGCACATCACCACCCCGCTCATTCCATGACCGGCACTCATGAGCTACGAGCTGTGCTACCTGCTGTTAGCCAACCCTACCATCCTATGGCTGCCCCCTACTCTTATCCAGCGGTCTGCCAACAACAGGGTGATCTTGGCCTCTCTGCACCAGTTAGCAGGACTTGGGAAATCAACCCTCTCATCAACGCTCCTGGCACAAACGGAGGCCCCACCTACAACTACCTGACCCCGATGTCATACTCCGTCCAAGACCCGTCTCATTAAGCCCGGACATTTATAATACGTTATCCCCTTTCCAATCGCATTGCACGGCGTTTTCGGTTTTGTGTGTTCGAGTTTACCCTTTCTGATATCCATTATCGTCACTCCTTTTCTAAGCCGCGGCGCTGGGTCAATTATCATGTCTTACGTGCTGGGACTATTGTGAGTTGGCTTCAGCGTTTTTTGTTTGATGATCATTCGTATGATCCGAtgtctctccttttcaaTATTCTTCATGTCTTAATGCCCCATCTTTTCGTCATTTAAAACCTGTTGACATGACGCATCTTAGACGATCTGTTGTCCGTTCCCTTTAGCATTTGCATTATATATGGGCATTGGGATTTCACTCCTTTCCGGCAGTTGTACAATTATTTTGGCATAGCATGGCGCTGCTGTCCTTCCTTTTGGTTTCGCAGGTCTGGGTATTTGGGATTTCTGGGTGGGATGGCGAAGGAAAAGTGTGCAATGTGTTCTGTTTCAATTTCCGATGCACTGTGGTTCACTTGTGCTCAAGGCACACTGAGACTCCAGGCAGACTTTTGTGTTCTTTTATTTGGGTCGACCCCGATCGGGGAGAATCCACTATATATGCATAGCTTTGGCGTCTGTGAATACCGCTATCTTGATTTGTTTGTTGCTTGATTGATTCCATTCAACCACTGTGTTACTGATTGATTTGAGAATGGctttatagtataatatcaAGATTTCGCCCTTTAATAATAGCTGCTTGTTCTTTCTACTTGGTGATCCTTCCAGCCCTAATCCCGTACCCTATCCCGTAATTCCGATGGTATCGTACAATCGATACATACTTACCGTACGTACCGTACGGGAAGAGAATTCCTGACAGAGCTTATCTTATCGCCACATCACCTGACTCGGCGGGACATCGGCGATGGCAATTTGAATGCAGAGACAAGAGGAGCCATGACTCAAAACGCAGTGTGACTTTGACAAGGACTAcatttcctccttctccatttACCCCCTTATATTCCACCCAGCAACTGTCCTAATTGACACTCTGGGGATCCACTTCATTCTTTATCTTCCTGTTCTTTCGGAAAAGTCAGCCGCATTCCTGGACCCTGGACCCCTCCCCTCACCACCGACACCATGGAAGCCATCAAGAAGACATTTGCCAAGGCTAAGCAGGAGAAGCGCGCCGCCTTGGTAGCGTACATCACTGCTGGATACCCTACCGTCGAGGAGACTGTAGATATCCTCCTCGGCTTGGAAAATGGAGGCGCCGGTACGTGACGGCTCCCCCATACCCCGCCACTTATCAGTCCCGTTCTGGAATGCAGTTCACTGACGCAATGGGGCGACTCATGCAGATATCATTGAAATGGGAGTGCCCTTCACTGACCCCATCGCCGACGGACCGACAATCCAGAAGGCTAACACCAAAGCATTGGAGAACGGCGTCACAGTCACGACTGTCCTTGAGAAGGTCAGGGAGGCCCGCCGCAGAGGTCTTAAAGTACCGATCCTTTTGATGGGCTACTACAACCCTATGATGCGTTATGGTGAGGAGCGTATGCTCAAGGACTGCAGGGAGGCTGGTGTCAATGGTTTCATTATGGTCGATTTGCCCCCCGAGGAAGCTGTGCGTTTCAGAGAACACTGCACTAGCAATGGGTACGTGAACGTCTTCGCatgatatcctttctttgctcGTTCAAATGGAAATGAGTTGACATGCTATGCAGCCTTTCTTTCGTCCCTCTCATTGCCCCCGCGACCTCAGAGTCCCGCATGAAGCTCCTGTGCAAGATCGCCGATTCTTTCATCTACGTCGTTTCGAGAATGGGTGTCACCGGTGCCACCGGAAAACTCAGCGCAAACCTTCCCGAGCTCTTGTCTCGTGTTCACAACTGGTCTGGCAATGTGCCTGCTGCCCTAGGATTCGGTGTCAGCACTCGCGAGCACTTTCTGACTGTGCAGGATCTAGCTGAGGGATGTGTTATTGGTAGTCAGATTATCACTGTCTTGGGTCAAGCCCCTGCTGGTCAGGCGGCTAAGCATGCCGAGGAGTATCTCTCCAGTGTTACCGGTCGCAAGCTCGAGAGGGATGCACAGGGTGCAATTGTACGCCAGGTCAATGTGATCGATttcgtggagaagaaggagcaggCGGCCATCTCACAGCCCACAGCCGTCGTCACTGATGTCGATGCTCCTTCGGGGCCGGGATTGGCCGATCAGCTGGAAGCTCTTAATGGTGGAAACCCTTCTGCACAACCACAGCGTTTCGGTGAGTTCGGTGGACAGTATGTCCCCGAATCCCTCATGGACTGCTTGGCCGAGTTGGAGCGGGGATTCGCAGAGGCTTTGAACGACCCCAAGTTCTGGGAGGAATACCGTTCTTACTACCCATACATGGGTCGACCTAGCAGCCTTCACCTTGCCAACCGTCTTACAGAGCACGTTGGAGGCGCAAACATCTGGTTGAAGCGTGAGGATCTCAACCACACTGGAAGTCacaagatcaacaacgcACTAGGCCAGATTCTCCTTGCCCGGAGACTCGGCAAGACAAGAATCATTGCTGAAACAGGCGCTGGTCAGCACGGTGTTGCTACTGCGACTGTCTGCGCTAAGTTTGGCATGGAGTGTGTTGTCTACATGGGTGCAGAAGATGTTCGCCGTCAAGCCTTGAACGTTTTCCGTATGAAGCTCCTCGGTGCCTCCGTGGTGGCTGTTGATGCTGGAAGCCGTACCCTGCGTGATGCCGTCAACGAGGCCCTCCGTGCCTGGGTTGTTGATCTGGACACCACTCACTACATCATCGGCTCTGCAATTGGACCTCACCCCTACCCAACCATTGTCCGTACCTTCCAGTCCGTCATTGGTGACGAGACCAAGCAGCAAATGATGGAGCAAATCGGCAAGCTTCCCGACGCAGTCGTCGCCTGTGTCGGTGGTGGCAGTAACGCCGTCGGCATGTTCTACCCCTTCTCCAAGGACACCAGCGTCAAGCTCCTGGGTGTCGAAGCCGGAGGTGACGGTGTCGACACCGACAGACACTCCGCCACTCTTTCTGGCGGTAGCAAGGGTGTGTTGCACGGTGTCCGCACCTACGTTCTGCAAGACGAGCACGGCCAAATCTCCGAGACCCACTCCATCTCCGCCGGTCTCGACTACCCCGGTGTCGGCCCGGAACTGAGCAACTGGAAGGACAGCGACCGTGCCCAGTTCGTCGCCGCCACCGACGCCCAAGCCCTCGCCGGTTTCCGCGCCCTCGCCCAATACGAGGGTATCATCCCTGCCCTGGAATCCTCTCACGCCATCCACGGCGCCATGGAACTCGCCAAGACCATGAAGAAGGGCGAGAACATCGTCCTCAACCTCAGCGGCAGAGGTGACAAAGATGTCCAGAGCGTTGCCGATGAACTTCCCC
This window harbors:
- the medA gene encoding transcriptional regulator medusa; protein product: MSTLQKPPQAALLDYESARSVQDGASYSSFGQAPYVTSTSMVPSPMADHASQISDCVPYMGNQEYASSYEDSRSPMLGGESRQLPEVISYSPQRGSEGTRVFVQIQSPYDLHTSSYATLYLVFGSKKCECVPHFLGFQGSLFQYALSVDTPPFISTGSPSFAVPLQVAMNAQNECPSTTLQVGVYTYENASHPSPSDESRKRRIMSYSEEPMSGKRTTGPPIQGKEQPPAYSYSPYLQSLPAMNGFVAPYHPTSSPRVAPAQYSTVNATPQSNIRAPSPLAPSWSPSYVTVHGDSRAPGFAYGHGLRQQKPTSPARLSNPTLIRTSTLQQSSSLGHHTQSFNPYAMYPSKAVLKLNGSLDSMTESWTKEEREAKRRLVQFTRMQSGSTIHADFNPVAPEDRAPNSICISCIYWDGKDECFITSVDTIYLLESLVGVRFTVEEKNRIRRNLEGFRPLTVSKAKADSEDFFKVIMGFPAPKPRNIEKDVKVFPWRILGHALKKIIGKYSASYSSTAGALPTPISSTYTSNGAASDSGTEPPNAASPQSVSDTGPSTTYGAHVAAAAYSPPAHHHPAHSMTGTHELRAVLPAVSQPYHPMAAPYSYPAVCQQQGDLGLSAPVSRTWEINPLINAPGTNGGPTYNYLTPMSYSVQDPSH
- a CDS encoding bifunctional tryptophan synthase (unnamed protein product) gives rise to the protein MEAIKKTFAKAKQEKRAALVAYITAGYPTVEETVDILLGLENGGADIIEMGVPFTDPIADGPTIQKANTKALENGVTVTTVLEKVREARRRGLKVPILLMGYYNPMMRYGEERMLKDCREAGVNGFIMVDLPPEEAVRFREHCTSNGLSFVPLIAPATSESRMKLLCKIADSFIYVVSRMGVTGATGKLSANLPELLSRVHNWSGNVPAALGFGVSTREHFLTVQDLAEGCVIGSQIITVLGQAPAGQAAKHAEEYLSSVTGRKLERDAQGAIVRQVNVIDFVEKKEQAAISQPTAVVTDVDAPSGPGLADQLEALNGGNPSAQPQRFGEFGGQYVPESLMDCLAELERGFAEALNDPKFWEEYRSYYPYMGRPSSLHLANRLTEHVGGANIWLKREDLNHTGSHKINNALGQILLARRLGKTRIIAETGAGQHGVATATVCAKFGMECVVYMGAEDVRRQALNVFRMKLLGASVVAVDAGSRTLRDAVNEALRAWVVDLDTTHYIIGSAIGPHPYPTIVRTFQSVIGDETKQQMMEQIGKLPDAVVACVGGGSNAVGMFYPFSKDTSVKLLGVEAGGDGVDTDRHSATLSGGSKGVLHGVRTYVLQDEHGQISETHSISAGLDYPGVGPELSNWKDSDRAQFVAATDAQALAGFRALAQYEGIIPALESSHAIHGAMELAKTMKKGENIVLNLSGRGDKDVQSVADELPRLGPQIGWDLHF